A genomic window from Streptomyces broussonetiae includes:
- a CDS encoding ATP-binding cassette domain-containing protein has protein sequence MTRIDDNPVGASRAVTVRGLVKHYGETKALDGVDLDVREGTVMGVLGPNGAGKTTLVRILSTLITPDAGRATVAGYDVVRQPRQLRRVIGLTGQYASVDEKLPGWENLYMIGRLLDLSRRDARARADELLERFSLTDAAKRPASTYSGGMRRRLDLAASMIGRPQVLYLDEPTTGLDPRTRNEVWAEVKAMVGDGVTVLLTTQYMEEAEQLASELTVVDRGKVIANGGIEELKAKVGGRTLRVRPVDPLQLRPLAGMLDELGITGLANTTVDTESGTLLVPILSDVQLTAVVGAVTARGITISSITTELPSLDEVFLSLTGHRASAAQDATPAETREEVAA, from the coding sequence ATGACACGAATCGATGACAACCCCGTCGGCGCGAGCCGTGCAGTGACGGTGCGGGGTCTGGTCAAGCACTACGGCGAGACCAAGGCGCTGGACGGCGTCGACCTGGACGTGCGCGAGGGCACCGTGATGGGCGTGCTCGGGCCGAACGGCGCCGGCAAGACCACCCTCGTACGGATCCTGTCCACCCTGATCACCCCCGACGCCGGCCGGGCCACGGTGGCCGGCTACGACGTGGTGCGCCAGCCCCGGCAGCTGCGCCGGGTCATAGGCCTCACCGGGCAGTACGCCTCCGTCGACGAGAAGCTGCCCGGCTGGGAGAACCTGTACATGATCGGCCGGCTGCTGGACCTGTCCCGCAGGGACGCCCGCGCCCGCGCCGACGAGCTGCTGGAGCGGTTCTCCCTGACGGACGCGGCCAAGCGGCCCGCGAGCACGTACTCCGGCGGTATGCGACGGCGGCTGGACCTCGCCGCCTCCATGATCGGGCGGCCCCAGGTGCTCTACCTGGACGAGCCGACCACCGGCCTCGACCCCCGCACCCGCAACGAGGTGTGGGCCGAGGTGAAGGCCATGGTCGGGGACGGCGTCACCGTGCTGCTCACCACCCAGTACATGGAGGAGGCCGAGCAGCTCGCCTCCGAGCTGACCGTCGTGGACCGGGGCAAGGTCATCGCGAACGGCGGGATCGAGGAGCTGAAGGCCAAGGTCGGCGGTCGTACCCTGCGCGTACGGCCCGTCGACCCGCTGCAGCTGCGCCCGCTCGCCGGCATGCTGGACGAGCTGGGCATCACCGGACTGGCCAACACCACCGTGGACACCGAGTCCGGGACGCTGCTGGTGCCGATCCTCAGCGACGTGCAGCTGACCGCGGTGGTCGGCGCGGTCACCGCGCGCGGCATCACCATCTCCTCCATCACCACCGAACTGCCCAGCCTGGACGAGGTGTTCCTGTCCCTCACCGGCCACCGCGCCAGTGCCGCGCAGGACGCCACGCCCGCCGAGACCCGCGAGGAGGTCGCCGCATGA
- the panB gene encoding 3-methyl-2-oxobutanoate hydroxymethyltransferase, producing MTQLSAAQTKPTDGSKALYGGKGTRRITVRDIALAKERGEKWPMLTAYDAMTASVFDEAGIPVILVGDSAGNCHLGYETTVPVTLDEMTMLSAAVVRGTQRALIVGDLPFGSYQEGPVQALRSATRLVKEAGVGAVKLEGGERSHEQIRLLVESGIPVMAHIGLTPQSVNAMGYRVQGRGEEAAQQLLRDAKAVQDAGAFGVVLELVPAELAAEVTRVLHIPTVGIGAGPECDAQVLVWTDMLGLTSGRVPKFVKKYANLREVMGDAVKEFAEDVVGGTFPLEEHSVH from the coding sequence ATGACGCAGCTTTCGGCTGCCCAGACGAAGCCCACCGACGGCAGCAAGGCGCTGTACGGGGGCAAGGGCACACGCCGTATCACTGTTCGCGACATCGCCCTCGCCAAGGAACGCGGCGAGAAGTGGCCCATGCTCACCGCCTACGACGCGATGACCGCCTCCGTCTTCGACGAGGCCGGGATCCCGGTGATCCTGGTCGGCGACTCGGCGGGCAACTGCCACCTCGGGTACGAGACGACCGTGCCCGTCACGCTGGACGAGATGACCATGCTGTCGGCCGCCGTGGTCCGCGGCACGCAGCGCGCCCTGATCGTGGGCGACCTCCCCTTCGGTTCGTACCAGGAGGGCCCGGTGCAGGCGCTGCGCTCGGCGACCCGGCTGGTGAAGGAGGCCGGGGTCGGCGCGGTCAAGCTGGAGGGCGGCGAGCGCTCGCACGAGCAGATCCGGCTGCTGGTGGAGTCCGGCATCCCGGTGATGGCCCACATCGGGCTGACCCCGCAGTCCGTGAACGCGATGGGCTACCGCGTGCAGGGGCGCGGCGAGGAGGCGGCGCAGCAGCTGCTGCGCGACGCCAAGGCCGTCCAGGACGCGGGCGCCTTCGGGGTCGTGCTCGAGCTGGTCCCGGCGGAGCTGGCGGCCGAGGTCACCCGGGTGCTGCACATCCCGACGGTCGGCATCGGCGCGGGCCCGGAGTGCGACGCGCAGGTCCTGGTCTGGACGGACATGCTCGGGCTGACCTCCGGCCGGGTCCCCAAGTTCGTCAAGAAGTACGCGAACCTGCGTGAGGTCATGGGCGACGCGGTGAAGGAGTTCGCCGAGGACGTCGTCGGCGGGACGTTCCCGCTGGAGGAGCACTCCGTCCACTAG
- a CDS encoding carbohydrate kinase family protein, producing the protein MSPLDGPSHAPRPRRTGAWGAALLLAALALTATGCSSGTTATPGTPAAAADVKLTDPGTVAVQYSTALFSAQFERASAYVLPRERGVLKVLFTGMTSSSVRAENLGVGSVATKADSATVVMTGRMCSAPVVPKGATVDPRKHEKCIENHQRDSSDPAFKVAVCKNSGKWYVCFPKFEEAMQNGSQGSQGSAGSQGSDGSQGSEDSAASASVSPSAKK; encoded by the coding sequence ATGAGCCCGCTCGACGGGCCGTCCCACGCGCCTCGTCCTCGACGGACGGGCGCGTGGGGCGCCGCCCTGCTCCTTGCGGCCCTGGCGCTGACGGCCACCGGCTGCTCGTCCGGCACCACCGCCACCCCCGGTACGCCCGCCGCGGCGGCCGACGTGAAACTGACCGATCCGGGCACGGTGGCCGTGCAGTACTCGACGGCCCTGTTCTCCGCACAGTTCGAGCGCGCCTCCGCCTATGTCCTGCCCCGGGAGCGCGGCGTCCTGAAGGTGCTGTTCACCGGCATGACCAGTTCCTCGGTCCGGGCCGAGAACCTGGGCGTCGGCTCCGTCGCCACGAAGGCCGACTCCGCGACCGTGGTCATGACCGGCAGGATGTGCAGCGCTCCCGTGGTCCCCAAGGGAGCCACCGTGGATCCGCGCAAGCACGAGAAATGCATCGAGAACCACCAGCGCGATTCCTCTGATCCTGCCTTCAAGGTGGCGGTCTGCAAGAATTCCGGGAAATGGTATGTATGCTTCCCGAAGTTCGAGGAGGCGATGCAGAACGGTTCCCAGGGTTCGCAGGGCTCTGCGGGTTCTCAGGGCTCCGATGGCTCGCAGGGATCTGAGGATTCCGCGGCTTCTGCTTCGGTGTCGCCGAGCGCCAAGAAGTGA
- a CDS encoding ABC transporter permease, which translates to MSATTLTDGDVRIPLRGHLRHTGALVRRNLLWIRQDPESMFDALFMPIVFTLLFVYVFGGSIGQALGGGQDRYVQYVIPGMLAMMSMTLSQGVGTGFSQDFNSGVMDRFRSLPIGRGSVLFAKIAVELARMLFATAILMVVAVLVGFHIHHWAGLFATVGLSALFASSIMWVFLTLGVMLKNAQSVQGVGFLVLFPLQFGSSIFAPTRSMPGWLQHFTDYNPLSTLADAARGLMVGGPVAHDLWVTVIWSVGITAVMAPIAIHKFRTKT; encoded by the coding sequence ATGAGCGCCACCACCCTGACCGATGGCGACGTCCGCATCCCGCTGCGCGGGCATCTGCGGCACACCGGCGCGCTCGTCCGGCGCAACCTGCTCTGGATCCGGCAGGACCCGGAGTCGATGTTCGACGCCCTGTTCATGCCGATCGTCTTCACCCTGCTGTTCGTGTACGTCTTCGGCGGCTCGATCGGCCAGGCGCTCGGCGGCGGCCAGGACAGATACGTCCAGTACGTCATCCCGGGCATGCTGGCGATGATGAGCATGACCCTCTCGCAGGGCGTCGGCACCGGGTTCAGCCAGGACTTCAACAGCGGGGTCATGGACCGGTTCCGCTCGCTGCCGATCGGGCGCGGATCCGTCCTGTTCGCGAAGATCGCCGTCGAGCTGGCGCGGATGCTGTTCGCCACGGCCATCCTGATGGTCGTCGCCGTGCTGGTCGGGTTCCACATCCACCACTGGGCCGGACTGTTCGCGACCGTGGGGCTGTCCGCGCTGTTCGCCTCCTCGATCATGTGGGTGTTCCTCACCCTCGGCGTGATGCTGAAGAACGCGCAGTCGGTGCAGGGAGTCGGCTTCCTGGTGCTGTTCCCGCTGCAGTTCGGCTCCTCGATCTTCGCGCCGACCAGGTCGATGCCCGGCTGGCTGCAGCACTTCACCGACTACAACCCGCTGTCCACGCTCGCGGACGCGGCCCGGGGGCTCATGGTGGGCGGCCCGGTCGCGCACGATCTGTGGGTGACGGTGATCTGGTCGGTGGGGATCACGGCGGTCATGGCGCCGATCGCGATCCACAAGTTCCGTACCAAGACCTGA
- a CDS encoding endonuclease/exonuclease/phosphatase family protein: MFTGWRGDPGIWRRGIVLALLALLLALVMLLHSHIPNQVGNLGSLTETFLPWLGLAVPLLLLCALLRKSATALLAILLPVIVWLNLFGGLLVDRTGTGGDLMVATHNVNADNPHPVTTARAVASSGADVLALEEVPSTAVPVYEKALAPTYRYHAVVGTVGLWSKYPMSDVRDVDIKLGWKRAMRATVTTPKGPIAVYVAHMPSVRVKVEAGFTARQRDTSADALGEAIAAEPLKRVILLGDLNGTMNDRSLNAVTSQMRSTQGAAGSGFGFSWPASFPMARIDQIMVKGVEPESSWTLPRTSSDHLPVAARVKLDTPS; encoded by the coding sequence ATGTTCACCGGCTGGCGCGGCGACCCGGGCATCTGGCGCCGCGGCATCGTCCTCGCGCTCCTCGCCCTCCTCCTGGCCCTGGTGATGCTGCTGCACTCGCACATCCCGAACCAGGTGGGCAACCTCGGCAGCCTCACGGAGACCTTCCTGCCCTGGCTGGGCCTGGCCGTCCCGCTGCTCCTGCTCTGCGCCCTGCTCCGCAAGTCGGCCACGGCCCTGCTCGCGATCCTGCTCCCGGTGATCGTGTGGCTGAACCTCTTCGGCGGGCTGCTCGTCGACCGCACGGGAACGGGCGGCGACCTGATGGTGGCCACCCACAACGTCAACGCCGACAACCCCCACCCCGTCACGACCGCCCGTGCCGTCGCCTCCTCCGGCGCCGACGTGCTCGCCCTGGAGGAGGTCCCGAGCACCGCCGTGCCCGTCTACGAGAAGGCGCTCGCGCCGACGTACAGGTACCACGCGGTCGTCGGCACGGTCGGGCTGTGGAGCAAGTACCCGATGAGCGACGTGCGGGACGTCGACATCAAGCTCGGCTGGAAGCGGGCGATGCGCGCCACCGTCACGACCCCCAAGGGCCCGATCGCGGTGTACGTCGCGCACATGCCCTCGGTGCGGGTGAAGGTGGAGGCCGGGTTCACCGCCCGGCAGCGCGACACGAGCGCCGACGCGCTCGGCGAGGCCATCGCCGCCGAGCCGCTCAAGCGGGTCATCCTGCTCGGCGACCTGAACGGTACGATGAACGACCGCTCGCTCAACGCCGTGACCTCCCAGATGCGCTCCACGCAGGGCGCGGCGGGCAGCGGCTTCGGGTTCAGCTGGCCGGCGTCGTTCCCGATGGCCCGGATCGACCAGATCATGGTCAAGGGCGTCGAGCCCGAGAGTTCCTGGACGCTGCCGCGCACCAGCAGTGATCACCTTCCGGTGGCTGCTCGTGTGAAGCTGGACACGCCGTCGTAA
- a CDS encoding TetR/AcrR family transcriptional regulator, producing the protein MERAILEGVMKLLEDGVPLAELSIERVARTAGVGKATIYRRWSGKDELFIDVVRAAEPPDPELPGTSLRDDLVALLESLRLRGLATRSSAILHNVYAQMKSSPKVWSAYHAGVIVPRRHLVMQVLRRGQDNGELRRDIDLELANDLFVGPMLVRSTLRPDGDLPEGLAEEIVDTVLEGLRPVSSTAS; encoded by the coding sequence GTGGAACGCGCCATTCTCGAGGGCGTCATGAAGCTCCTGGAGGACGGCGTACCCCTCGCCGAACTCTCCATCGAGCGTGTCGCCCGCACGGCCGGGGTCGGCAAGGCCACCATCTACCGCCGCTGGAGCGGCAAGGACGAGCTGTTCATCGACGTCGTCCGGGCCGCCGAACCCCCCGATCCCGAACTGCCCGGCACCAGCCTGCGCGACGACCTCGTCGCCCTGCTGGAATCCCTGCGCCTGCGCGGCCTGGCCACCCGCTCCTCGGCGATCCTGCACAACGTCTACGCCCAGATGAAGTCCAGTCCCAAGGTCTGGTCGGCGTACCACGCCGGCGTCATCGTCCCCCGCCGCCACCTCGTCATGCAGGTGCTGCGCCGGGGGCAGGACAACGGCGAACTCCGCCGGGACATCGACCTGGAACTGGCCAACGACCTGTTCGTCGGACCCATGCTCGTGCGCAGCACCCTGCGTCCCGACGGCGACCTGCCCGAAGGCCTCGCGGAGGAGATCGTCGACACGGTCCTCGAAGGCCTACGGCCCGTCAGCTCGACAGCCTCGTAG
- a CDS encoding MFS transporter: MPLALLALAVGAFGIGTTEFVMMGLLPEVADDLHISIPSAGHLVSAYALGVVIGAPLLAAVTARMSRRTVLIALMGLFVVGNALSAFAPGNDSLLAARFLSGLPHGAFFGVGAVVATSMVAPERKARSVSLMFLGLTVANIAGVPVATLMGQHLGWRATFLGVSVIGLAAIASLALLIPHDHTRAPSTGLRGELAALRSLPVWLALGTTVAGFGALFAAYSYVTPMLTASAGFAEGSVTLLLALFGVGATAGNLLGGRLADHSLRGTLFGGLASLGVVLLLFPALMRAEWSAAVAVTLLGMAAFITGSPLQLMVMEKASAAPSLASSANQAAFNLANAGGAWIGGLALAAGFGATSPALAGAALAVLGLGVASVAYAVDRRRVTPSAGRVVTSHLPEGSGALHH; this comes from the coding sequence ATGCCCCTGGCCCTGCTCGCTCTGGCCGTCGGCGCTTTCGGTATCGGTACGACCGAGTTCGTGATGATGGGCCTGCTGCCCGAGGTCGCGGACGATCTGCACATCTCCATCCCCAGCGCCGGACACCTGGTCTCGGCGTACGCGCTCGGCGTCGTCATCGGCGCCCCGCTGCTGGCCGCCGTGACGGCGCGCATGTCCCGCCGCACGGTCCTGATCGCCCTCATGGGGCTGTTCGTCGTCGGCAACGCGCTGTCCGCGTTCGCCCCCGGCAACGACTCCCTGCTGGCCGCCCGCTTCCTCAGCGGCCTGCCGCACGGCGCCTTCTTCGGCGTGGGCGCGGTCGTCGCGACGTCGATGGTCGCTCCGGAGCGCAAGGCCCGCTCGGTGTCGCTGATGTTCCTCGGCCTGACCGTCGCCAACATCGCGGGCGTCCCCGTGGCCACGCTCATGGGCCAGCACCTCGGCTGGCGCGCGACCTTCCTCGGCGTGAGCGTGATCGGCCTCGCGGCGATCGCCTCGCTGGCACTGCTGATCCCGCACGACCACACCCGCGCGCCCTCGACGGGCCTGCGCGGCGAACTGGCCGCGCTCAGGTCGCTGCCGGTCTGGCTGGCACTCGGTACGACGGTGGCGGGCTTCGGCGCGCTCTTCGCGGCCTACAGCTACGTCACCCCGATGCTGACCGCGTCGGCCGGCTTCGCCGAGGGCAGCGTGACCCTGCTCCTGGCTCTCTTCGGCGTCGGCGCGACCGCGGGCAACCTGCTCGGCGGCCGGCTCGCGGACCACTCCCTGCGCGGCACGCTCTTCGGCGGTCTGGCCTCCCTCGGTGTCGTGCTGCTGCTGTTCCCCGCCCTGATGCGGGCCGAGTGGAGTGCGGCGGTGGCCGTCACCCTGCTGGGCATGGCCGCGTTCATCACCGGCTCCCCGCTCCAGCTCATGGTCATGGAGAAGGCGTCGGCGGCCCCCTCCCTGGCCTCCTCGGCCAACCAGGCGGCCTTCAACCTGGCCAACGCAGGCGGCGCCTGGATCGGCGGGCTGGCACTCGCGGCGGGCTTCGGGGCCACCTCCCCGGCGCTGGCCGGCGCCGCCCTGGCGGTCCTCGGCCTGGGCGTGGCGAGCGTGGCGTACGCGGTGGACCGGCGCAGGGTGACCCCGTCGGCCGGGCGGGTCGTCACGTCCCACCTCCCGGAGGGGTCGGGGGCACTGCACCACTGA
- a CDS encoding MFS transporter — protein sequence MTSSVPASRIPEAVHRRRWAILGVLMLSLLIVVLDNSILNVAIKTISTPAPTGLGASQGQIEWAINAYTLVFAGLLFTAGLVGDRLGRKKVLIGGIAVFGIGSALAAESGSPGQLIAYRALMALGAAFVMPATLAVLMNVFEREEQPKAIGIWAGGVGLAIAIGPITGGALLDHFWWGSVFFVNVPIVIVALILMTWLVPDSRDPRPGRLDPIGVVLSVVGLVLLVYGIIKGGELADFADPKVLATSIGGLVVLAAFVVFEKRSDHPSLDVTYFKSKVFSAAMSAIALVFFALMGVTFFGVFYTQSVRGYSPLESGALMLPLAAAQMIFAPRARLLVDRFGNRATTTAGLVLIAATLAAFATFEADTPIWLLEVVFFLMGTGMAHIMTPTSVVIMQALPREKAGSASALSNTFRQVGGALGIAVLGSVLATSYRNGIEGKLGLLPPALRDKAGESIEATLGIVGKLGPQGKALITPADDAFLHAMHVTALCGTGVALLGAVVTALFLPGRPTAGQKGEKETELVAAAD from the coding sequence ATGACAAGTTCCGTCCCTGCCTCCCGAATACCGGAAGCGGTGCACCGGCGCCGATGGGCCATCCTCGGTGTGCTGATGCTGAGCCTGCTCATCGTGGTGCTCGACAACTCGATCCTGAACGTCGCCATCAAGACCATCTCCACCCCGGCGCCCACCGGCCTCGGTGCCAGCCAGGGGCAGATCGAGTGGGCGATCAACGCCTACACCCTCGTCTTCGCCGGCCTGCTGTTCACCGCGGGCCTCGTCGGTGACCGCCTCGGCCGCAAGAAGGTGCTGATCGGCGGTATCGCCGTCTTCGGCATCGGCTCCGCCCTGGCCGCGGAGTCCGGCTCGCCGGGCCAGCTGATCGCCTACCGCGCCCTGATGGCCCTCGGCGCCGCCTTCGTCATGCCCGCCACCCTGGCCGTGCTGATGAACGTCTTCGAGCGCGAGGAGCAGCCCAAGGCCATCGGCATCTGGGCCGGCGGCGTCGGCCTCGCCATCGCCATCGGCCCGATCACCGGCGGCGCCCTCCTCGACCACTTCTGGTGGGGCTCGGTCTTCTTCGTCAACGTGCCGATCGTGATCGTCGCGCTGATCCTGATGACCTGGCTGGTACCCGACTCCCGCGACCCGAGGCCGGGGCGCCTCGACCCGATCGGCGTCGTCCTGTCCGTCGTCGGCCTGGTCCTGCTGGTCTACGGCATCATCAAGGGTGGCGAACTGGCCGACTTCGCCGACCCGAAGGTGCTGGCCACCAGCATCGGCGGTCTCGTCGTGCTCGCCGCCTTCGTCGTCTTCGAGAAGCGCAGCGACCACCCCTCCCTCGACGTCACCTACTTCAAGAGCAAGGTGTTCTCGGCCGCCATGAGCGCCATCGCGCTCGTGTTCTTCGCCCTGATGGGCGTCACGTTCTTCGGCGTCTTCTACACCCAGAGCGTGCGCGGCTACTCGCCGCTGGAGTCCGGCGCGCTGATGCTGCCGCTCGCCGCCGCGCAGATGATCTTCGCGCCGCGCGCGCGGCTGCTCGTCGACCGGTTCGGCAACAGGGCCACCACCACCGCGGGCCTGGTGCTGATCGCCGCGACGCTGGCCGCCTTCGCCACCTTCGAGGCGGACACCCCGATCTGGCTCCTCGAGGTCGTGTTCTTCCTCATGGGCACCGGCATGGCGCACATCATGACGCCGACCTCGGTCGTCATCATGCAGGCCCTGCCGCGCGAGAAGGCCGGCTCCGCCTCCGCGCTCAGCAACACCTTCCGCCAGGTCGGCGGCGCCCTCGGCATCGCCGTGCTCGGCTCGGTGCTCGCCACCTCCTACCGCAACGGCATCGAGGGCAAGCTCGGCCTGCTGCCGCCCGCCCTGCGCGACAAGGCGGGCGAGTCCATCGAGGCCACCCTCGGCATCGTCGGCAAGCTCGGCCCGCAGGGCAAGGCCCTCATCACCCCCGCCGACGACGCGTTCCTGCACGCCATGCACGTCACCGCCCTGTGCGGTACGGGCGTCGCGCTGCTCGGCGCCGTGGTGACCGCCCTGTTCCTGCCGGGCCGGCCGACGGCCGGTCAGAAGGGCGAGAAAGAGACGGAGTTGGTCGCGGCCGCGGACTGA